The following coding sequences are from one Nicotiana tomentosiformis chromosome 3, ASM39032v3, whole genome shotgun sequence window:
- the LOC104092028 gene encoding uncharacterized protein, with amino-acid sequence MTDPCDHVTAFTTGVKGNDLTKQDIESVLVKKFGETRTKGALTWYSLLPENSIGSFAELADLFIKSHSGAQKVEKRMENIFKVKQGDTKLLREFVDRFQCERMLLPRVPDNWEAMAFASNLNEKSSEATRRLKESLREFPAMTWNDVYNRFANKDSSSSSSRFRKDRGERSSDANTNVRIGDYNFNVSTSELVVVLISMWDKVRWPKEMRSNPNRRNPDFLCEFHNDHGHRTSDCRLLQGEVEYLLKQGYLTELFNEKDKQAYMKNRQEPPKPPSPKRTVNVINSGEEVNGVTYTVARKITKFIITHGKRTRQALEDGNITFDDADANGLMIPHNDALVISLLIHDTNVKRVLIDPGSSVNIILLRVVNEILMGDHVVPKARSLSGFDNSTVITNGEIELSTYAEGVIKGTKFQVIDKDMAHNVILGRLWIHDMDVVPSILHQVIKFPSKWGIQQIQGDQQTSKSIDSVIQLSQKDTSARQKDAGASEKDAVNQISTKIVSKQTDVDSIPDVIQELEENENIKTTISLKLFHYLNNGQIEEFISEQG; translated from the exons ATGACTGATCCGTGTGACCATGTTACTGCATTCACCACGGGAgtaaaaggcaatgatttaaccaagcaaGATATTGAATCTGTGCTGGTCAAAAAGTTTGGGGAAACACGTACCAAAGGAGCGTTAACATGGTACtctcttttacctgaaaattctattggttcttttgctgagcttgcagatcTATTTATAAAATCACACTCGGGTGCACAAAAAGTTGAAAAGAGGATGGAGAATATATTCAAAGTAAAGCAAGGAGATACAAAATTGCTTCGAGAATTCGTAGACAGATTCCAATGTGAAAGAATGTTGCTACCAAGAGTACCTGACAATTGGGAAGCTATGGCATTTGCAAGCAATTTAaacgagaaaagttcagaagctaCGAGGAGGCTTAAAGAGAGCCTACGAGAATTCCCTGCCATGACATGGAATGATGTTTATAATAG GTTCGCAAATAAAGATTCAAGTTCGTCATCGTCGAGATTCAGAAAAGATCGAGGTGAACGTAGCAGCGATGCTAATACAAACGTAAGGATTGGGGACTACAATTTTAACGTGAGTACCTCCGAGTTGGTCGTTGTTTTAATAAGCATGTGGGATAAGGTACGATGGCCTAAAGAGATGAGATCAAATCCAAATAGAAGAAACCCAGACTTTTTGTGCGAGTTCCATAATGATCACGGCCATAGAACATCAGACTGCAGATTATTACAAGGTGAGGTGGAATATTTATTGAAGCAGGGCTATCTGACGGAATTGTTCAACGAGAAAGACAAACAAGCTTACATGAAAAATAGGCAAGAGCCCCCAAAACCTCCGTCTCCAAAGAGAACAGTAAATGTGATAAACAGCGGAGAAGAAGTCAACGGCGTAACCTATACAGTCGCGAGAAAAATAACAAAGTTCATAATAACTCACGGTAAGCGAACTCGCCAAGCTCTGGAAGACGGCAACATAACCTTTGATGATGCAGATGCCAATGGATTAATGattcctcacaacgatgcactggtaatatctttacttatacatgatactaatgtaaaacgagttttgattgaccCAGGTAGCTCTGTGAATATCATTCTATTACGAGTGGTGAACGAAATACTGATGGGTGATCATGTAGTTCCAAAAGCACGTTCCTTATCTGGGTTTGATAACTCAACCGTTATTACAAATGGCGAGATTGAACTAAGCACATACGCAGAAGGGGTCATCAAAGGAACAAAATTTCAAGTGATAGACAAAGATATGGCCCATAATGTGATTCTTGGGAGGCTgtggattcatgatatggatgtTGTGCCATCTATATTACATCAGGTTATCAAATTCCCTTCAAAATGGGGAATTCAACAGATTCAAGGAGATCAACAAACTTCAAAGAGCATCGATTCGGTGATACAGCTAAGTCAAAAAGATACGAGTGCACGTCAAAAAGATGCGGGTGCAAGTGAGAAAGATGCAGTAAATCAAATTTCAACAAAAATTGTATCAAAACAAACAGACGTGGACTCCATACCAGATGTAATTCAAGAGCTAGAGGAGAACGAAAACATTAAAACAACGATAAGCTTGAAGTTGTTCCACTATTTGAACAATGGCCAGATCGAAGAATTCATATCGGAGCAAGGTTAA